Proteins from a single region of Limosilactobacillus fermentum:
- a CDS encoding phosphatase PAP2 family protein, protein MLIERDRKRPMRLIVTTVIFLVVAAMIYKNSMLITTVDTVCQALFTSSKTTGFVHTLMVLTAFLASPKMDILWGLIIAFFLWGFKGKIPAVWALLTLFGGDVLGTIVKHVIKRDRPAQHPVSDTGYSFPSGHVLGFFLIAAIISLVVVPLIRSGATRVIIQLVLIFAVVLVAISRVYLQAHYPSDTFGAMLLAYAWLQFSEGVYVWYAPRLRRWKMTHNSWY, encoded by the coding sequence ATGCTAATTGAACGAGATCGCAAGCGTCCCATGCGCTTGATCGTGACAACCGTCATTTTTTTGGTGGTGGCTGCGATGATTTACAAGAATTCGATGCTGATCACAACGGTAGACACGGTCTGCCAGGCCCTCTTTACCTCTAGCAAGACGACCGGTTTTGTCCACACCCTAATGGTGTTGACCGCCTTTTTGGCTAGCCCGAAAATGGATATCCTCTGGGGCTTAATTATTGCCTTTTTCCTCTGGGGCTTTAAGGGTAAAATTCCCGCGGTCTGGGCCCTCTTGACCCTATTTGGGGGTGACGTTTTAGGGACCATCGTCAAACACGTTATTAAGCGAGACCGCCCGGCCCAACACCCGGTGTCTGACACCGGCTACTCCTTCCCGAGTGGTCACGTTTTGGGCTTCTTCTTGATTGCGGCGATCATTAGCCTGGTCGTGGTACCGTTGATTCGGAGTGGGGCCACCCGGGTAATTATTCAACTGGTGTTGATCTTTGCGGTGGTCCTCGTGGCAATCTCACGGGTATACTTGCAGGCCCACTACCCATCTGACACCTTTGGCGCCATGCTGTTGGCTTACGCCTGGCTACAATTTTCCGAAGGGGTGTACGTTTGGTACGCCCCACGGCTGCGGCGGTGGAAGATGACCCATAACTCTTGGTATTAA
- a CDS encoding threonine/serine exporter family protein — protein MIERLLLHFVFAFVATICFAILLNVPRRAYLAGGVIGGATWVIYVVMYFHLHVGLALSNLSAAILIGILAMMAAKVQHQPMILYNVPALVPFVPGGQAYKVVRYFVLGDYGLSLSYLYQVVVIAGAITLGFGLGDLINTALYGRHRKEARPFSQLKGWKKRD, from the coding sequence ATGATTGAACGACTCTTGCTCCACTTTGTTTTTGCCTTTGTGGCTACGATTTGCTTTGCCATTTTACTTAACGTCCCCCGGCGCGCTTACTTAGCTGGGGGCGTAATCGGGGGGGCGACCTGGGTGATTTACGTGGTAATGTACTTTCACCTGCACGTTGGCTTAGCCCTTTCAAACTTGAGCGCCGCGATTTTAATCGGGATTCTCGCGATGATGGCGGCCAAGGTTCAGCACCAGCCAATGATTTTGTATAACGTTCCGGCCCTGGTCCCCTTTGTGCCCGGTGGCCAGGCGTACAAGGTGGTGCGTTACTTTGTTTTGGGCGATTACGGGCTGTCCTTATCCTACCTTTATCAGGTGGTCGTGATTGCCGGGGCGATTACCCTGGGCTTTGGGCTCGGTGACCTAATCAACACCGCTTTGTACGGTCGCCACCGCAAAGAGGCCCGGCCCTTTAGCCAACTCAAGGGCTGGAAAAAACGTGATTGA
- a CDS encoding threonine/serine exporter family protein, protein MTQEETDLAISTCLLAGQILIENGSNMERVNDTMYRIAANAGLQSFQAFTTVTGVVASSNHRSNAQVVDVRIRRNDLTRIAQVNAISRDFADRKIDLRAAYQRLSLVDQISTKQPALLQCLAAAVMSCVLMVVFTGDTKDTLVAFLVGGFSYWVYLWLVSTFKVRYLGEFCTALVIGALASTAVHLGFAHRVDDIIIGAIMSLVPGVPITNAARDIVSGNVISGIARALEAVLTAASIGCAIVLVLRYL, encoded by the coding sequence ATGACACAAGAAGAAACCGACCTGGCAATCAGTACCTGCCTACTGGCGGGGCAGATCCTAATTGAAAACGGGTCAAACATGGAGCGGGTTAATGACACGATGTACCGAATCGCGGCCAACGCCGGTCTGCAGTCGTTTCAAGCCTTTACTACGGTGACCGGGGTCGTTGCCTCATCGAATCACCGCTCCAACGCCCAGGTAGTTGACGTCCGGATCCGCCGCAACGACTTAACTAGGATTGCCCAGGTCAACGCCATTTCGCGGGATTTTGCCGACCGTAAGATTGACTTGCGGGCGGCCTACCAGCGCCTAAGCCTCGTCGATCAAATTTCCACTAAGCAGCCGGCCTTGTTACAGTGCTTAGCAGCAGCGGTGATGAGTTGTGTCTTGATGGTTGTCTTTACGGGCGATACCAAGGATACGCTGGTGGCCTTTTTGGTCGGCGGCTTTTCCTACTGGGTCTACCTGTGGTTGGTTAGTACCTTCAAGGTTCGTTACCTGGGGGAATTTTGCACGGCCTTAGTGATTGGGGCCCTAGCCAGCACGGCGGTCCACCTTGGCTTTGCCCACCGGGTGGACGACATCATCATTGGTGCCATCATGTCTCTGGTACCCGGGGTGCCAATTACCAATGCGGCGCGCGATATTGTGTCTGGTAACGTAATTTCTGGGATCGCCCGGGCACTGGAAGCCGTTCTGACGGCGGCTTCCATTGGGTGTGCAATTGTCCTTGTCTTGCGGTACTTATAG
- a CDS encoding cold-shock protein, with protein sequence MEQGTIKWFNDEKGYGFISREAGDDVFVHFSAIQGDGFKTLEEGQSVTFDVENGDRGLQAANVSKS encoded by the coding sequence ATGGAACAAGGAACTATTAAGTGGTTTAATGACGAAAAGGGTTACGGGTTTATTTCCCGCGAAGCTGGTGACGACGTGTTCGTTCACTTCTCCGCCATCCAAGGCGACGGCTTCAAGACTTTAGAAGAAGGTCAATCGGTAACGTTCGACGTTGAAAACGGCGACCGTGGGCTCCAAGCAGCCAACGTTTCTAAGTCGTAA
- a CDS encoding metal-dependent transcriptional regulator: MTPMKEDYLKIIFELGGGRKKVSNKEISLGLGIAAGSVTEMITKLADEGLVEHEPYAGIALTEKGGRYAAELVRKHRLWETFLVDKLHYNMTDVHPEAEILEHKTSDHLATALDDFLGHPAYCPHGGVIPSANGRFTNISHRLLAEGEDGEEVIIERFLDNHDLLTYLSEIGLRLRDHIKIVKHEPFEGPVVVERLTDGQTLNISYKAAHNVFIAPKDK; this comes from the coding sequence ATGACGCCAATGAAAGAAGATTATTTGAAAATTATCTTTGAGCTAGGAGGGGGCCGCAAAAAGGTTTCCAATAAGGAAATTTCCCTGGGGCTAGGAATCGCCGCCGGGTCCGTGACCGAAATGATCACCAAGTTGGCCGATGAAGGACTCGTAGAGCATGAACCTTACGCTGGCATCGCTCTAACCGAAAAAGGGGGACGCTACGCAGCTGAATTGGTTCGTAAGCACCGCCTGTGGGAAACCTTCTTAGTTGATAAGCTTCACTATAACATGACTGACGTCCACCCCGAGGCCGAGATCTTGGAGCACAAGACCAGCGACCACTTGGCAACCGCCTTGGATGATTTCTTGGGGCACCCGGCCTACTGCCCGCATGGGGGCGTGATCCCTAGTGCCAACGGCCGCTTCACCAATATTAGCCACCGCTTACTGGCGGAGGGGGAAGATGGCGAAGAGGTAATCATTGAGCGCTTCTTGGATAATCACGACCTTTTGACCTACCTTAGTGAGATTGGCTTACGGTTGCGCGATCACATTAAGATTGTTAAGCACGAACCCTTTGAGGGGCCGGTCGTGGTTGAGCGACTAACGGATGGTCAAACGCTCAACATCTCTTACAAGGCGGCGCACAACGTATTTATTGCGCCGAAAGATAAATAA
- a CDS encoding cation diffusion facilitator family transporter — translation MHNNRVSGGRFLAVTILNVAITIVEIIGGLLSGSLALLSDAFHNLGDSLSIVLGYFAQSIAGRPENHRRTYGYRRAEILAAMLNALFLIVVSVFLIIEAIKHLHHPEHVNGPIMLTVAIVGLLANLISAGLLQGGSHHSLNVRATYLHVLSDALSSVAVILGGLVLTFVNLPWLDPVLTIAVALYIGYEAIPIIRQTLSILMQSAPRLDYDQIKQDLLGIDGVVNVHHVHAWSIDEHRIIFSAHLNCQDMLLSQVEEVYHQAEQILETKYGICHVTIQAECLRGQDEELFDTPPDRQSICE, via the coding sequence ATGCATAACAACCGGGTGAGTGGCGGCCGTTTTCTAGCCGTCACCATCTTAAACGTCGCCATTACCATTGTTGAAATCATCGGGGGGCTCTTATCCGGGAGCCTCGCCCTACTTTCCGACGCCTTTCATAACCTTGGTGACTCACTTTCAATTGTGCTGGGCTACTTTGCCCAATCAATTGCCGGACGACCGGAAAACCACCGGCGCACCTATGGTTACCGGCGGGCGGAAATTCTAGCCGCCATGCTAAACGCCCTCTTTTTAATCGTGGTGTCCGTCTTTTTAATCATTGAGGCCATTAAACACCTCCACCATCCCGAACACGTTAACGGACCAATCATGCTCACCGTTGCCATTGTCGGTTTACTGGCCAACCTGATCTCGGCCGGCCTCTTACAAGGAGGGAGTCACCACAGCCTAAACGTCAGAGCTACCTACTTACACGTCTTATCTGATGCCCTATCTTCGGTCGCCGTGATCCTCGGCGGGCTAGTTCTAACCTTCGTCAACCTCCCCTGGTTGGACCCGGTTTTAACGATCGCCGTTGCCCTTTACATTGGCTATGAAGCCATCCCCATCATTCGCCAGACTTTGAGCATTCTAATGCAATCGGCCCCCCGCCTCGACTACGACCAAATCAAACAGGACCTGCTCGGAATTGACGGGGTCGTCAACGTCCACCACGTCCACGCCTGGTCGATCGATGAACACCGGATCATCTTTTCTGCCCACTTGAATTGCCAAGACATGCTCTTGAGCCAGGTTGAAGAAGTCTACCACCAGGCCGAACAAATCCTCGAAACCAAGTACGGCATTTGCCACGTCACCATTCAAGCCGAGTGCTTACGGGGTCAAGACGAGGAGCTCTTCGACACCCCACCGGACCGTCAAAGCATTTGCGAATAA
- the tnpA gene encoding IS200/IS605 family transposase, translated as MSKDKIEDAIYTRRYIYNFHYHLIWVTKYRNPTFTSEVLVNEMKEILTTVAADNEIVIEHMEVMPDHVHVLISFPPSKAPTSAIKALKGRSAFIFLKRHPEIRQSQYWGGHLWSPSYYMSTLGNMSKEVVEQYINNQKYNEIKKRPKGRK; from the coding sequence ATGTCGAAGGACAAAATCGAAGATGCCATTTATACACGGCGTTATATTTATAACTTTCACTACCATTTGATTTGGGTAACCAAGTATCGTAATCCAACTTTTACTAGTGAAGTGTTAGTGAATGAAATGAAAGAAATCCTTACAACGGTTGCGGCAGATAACGAAATCGTGATTGAGCACATGGAAGTAATGCCTGACCACGTCCATGTGTTGATTAGTTTTCCACCTAGTAAAGCACCAACTAGCGCTATCAAAGCCCTCAAAGGACGCAGTGCCTTCATTTTCCTCAAGCGACACCCGGAAATCCGCCAGTCGCAGTATTGGGGTGGCCACCTCTGGTCCCCTAGCTATTACATGAGTACTTTAGGGAATATGAGCAAGGAGGTCGTTGAGCAATATATCAATAATCAAAAGTACAATGAAATAAAAAAACGCCCTAAAGGACGTAAGTAG
- a CDS encoding RNA-guided endonuclease InsQ/TnpB family protein, whose amino-acid sequence MKSMAQMKYHYGLKVRIYPSDRQKKIIKINSDASRFIYNEMVAINKELWRLKQVKLPIDTIQNRIEQLELRQSAKQMSNHFQFLEDKRIDSLTKANAIQNYHKAWNAFRKVHTAGVPKFHRKSYVWRYQTNCQYLKQKAAYLTNGTVHFEDSKHVIVPKLGRLRVKGSHQRVLARSAETRIGTVTIVKDASGRFFLSMQLASDTPFVNWPQNTGKQIGIDLNTENFLTTSNGDTVANPRYYRIIKGRLAKAQRILSRRARRAKQEHRPLRTSKNYQKQRLLVAKLHAQVFERRRDFLHNVSTTLIKNHDFVAAEELRSKNMLKNHALAMSIADVGWRTFLGMLAYKAELYHRQFLTVNPKNTTQACHECGFVMGTAGTEKLTLADREWTCPKCHAHHVRDHNAAQNILTKGIIKLA is encoded by the coding sequence ATGAAGTCAATGGCGCAGATGAAATATCATTACGGACTCAAGGTGCGGATTTATCCAAGCGACAGGCAAAAGAAAATTATCAAGATCAATAGTGATGCTAGTCGATTCATCTATAACGAAATGGTCGCTATTAACAAGGAACTTTGGCGGCTAAAACAGGTTAAACTCCCGATTGATACCATTCAGAACCGGATTGAGCAACTGGAGCTTCGCCAAAGCGCTAAACAAATGTCTAATCATTTCCAGTTCTTAGAAGATAAAAGGATCGATAGCTTGACTAAAGCCAATGCCATTCAAAACTACCATAAAGCTTGGAATGCTTTTCGCAAAGTTCATACCGCAGGTGTGCCTAAGTTTCACCGGAAAAGTTACGTTTGGCGTTATCAAACTAACTGCCAGTATTTGAAACAGAAGGCAGCATACTTAACTAACGGAACTGTACATTTTGAAGATAGTAAGCATGTTATAGTGCCTAAATTAGGTCGGCTCCGTGTTAAAGGTTCCCATCAACGAGTCTTAGCTCGCAGTGCTGAAACCCGTATTGGAACGGTAACCATCGTAAAGGACGCTAGCGGTCGTTTCTTTCTCTCAATGCAGTTAGCGTCGGATACTCCCTTTGTCAATTGGCCGCAAAATACAGGCAAGCAGATTGGGATTGATCTTAATACTGAAAACTTCTTAACTACTAGTAATGGCGATACTGTGGCTAATCCACGCTATTACCGCATAATTAAGGGTCGCTTAGCCAAAGCACAGCGCATCTTATCGCGACGGGCTCGTCGGGCCAAACAAGAACATCGACCATTACGGACTAGTAAGAACTACCAAAAGCAACGCTTGTTGGTGGCTAAATTACACGCCCAAGTCTTTGAACGTCGACGTGACTTTCTCCACAATGTCTCGACTACACTAATCAAGAACCACGATTTCGTAGCCGCAGAGGAATTGCGGAGTAAAAATATGCTGAAGAATCATGCTTTAGCGATGAGTATTGCGGACGTAGGTTGGCGGACTTTCTTAGGAATGTTGGCTTATAAAGCAGAACTCTACCATCGCCAATTCCTTACGGTGAATCCTAAGAATACTACGCAGGCTTGCCATGAATGTGGTTTTGTGATGGGCACAGCAGGGACCGAAAAACTCACACTTGCAGACCGAGAATGGACATGCCCAAAGTGCCATGCTCACCACGTTCGTGACCATAACGCTGCGCAGAATATTCTAACTAAAGGAATTATTAAATTAGCCTAA
- a CDS encoding VIT1/CCC1 transporter family protein: MAKKKTSLARRINILRASVMGANDGIISVAGIVIGVAAATSNSYAILIAGLSGALAGTISMAMGEYVSVSTQKDSQRMALIEEKERLDEDYQSEYDFVKQKYLDQGIDPALATQATNELMAKDALGTVVLERHGFNPHEFTSPYAAAIASMISFPLGSILPMVAVMITPAATRIWATVVAVLIALCITGYAAAVLGDAERGKSVVRNVVAGLLTMAVTFVIGQLFAR, from the coding sequence ATGGCGAAGAAAAAAACATCGTTAGCGCGGCGGATTAACATTTTGCGGGCTAGCGTGATGGGCGCCAACGATGGCATTATTTCGGTGGCGGGGATCGTCATTGGGGTGGCAGCGGCCACTAGCAATAGTTATGCAATTTTAATTGCCGGTTTATCGGGGGCCCTGGCCGGGACGATCTCAATGGCAATGGGGGAATACGTTTCGGTTTCTACCCAAAAGGACTCGCAACGAATGGCCCTGATTGAAGAAAAGGAACGCCTAGACGAAGACTACCAAAGCGAGTATGACTTCGTGAAGCAAAAGTACCTGGATCAGGGGATTGACCCCGCGCTAGCCACCCAGGCGACCAACGAGTTGATGGCTAAAGATGCGTTAGGGACGGTTGTCCTGGAACGCCATGGCTTTAACCCCCATGAATTCACCAGCCCTTATGCGGCGGCGATCGCTTCTATGATCTCGTTTCCGCTTGGATCGATCCTGCCAATGGTGGCGGTGATGATTACTCCGGCGGCCACCCGGATTTGGGCCACCGTGGTTGCCGTTTTGATCGCCCTATGCATCACCGGGTACGCGGCAGCGGTGTTGGGGGACGCTGAACGCGGAAAGTCGGTGGTTCGTAACGTAGTGGCCGGCCTATTAACGATGGCGGTAACCTTCGTCATTGGGCAGCTCTTTGCCCGTTAA
- a CDS encoding universal stress protein: MFEIKPKTFHKILVGVDDAPDARAAFAYAVGKAKRDGSELGIVSIHETNTVNVFQALDKDYVHTSRQDLEKRIDEYVQAAIDYGIDPKKITAIVDEGDRPAERICNHVIPEFQPDLLIVGSISKPGNRKVVGSQASYMTKHAGTSVFVIRTEEIRDYQ; encoded by the coding sequence ATGTTTGAAATTAAGCCAAAAACGTTCCATAAGATTCTCGTCGGGGTCGATGACGCACCCGATGCCCGGGCAGCTTTTGCCTACGCCGTGGGGAAGGCCAAGCGTGACGGTAGTGAATTAGGGATTGTATCCATTCACGAAACCAACACGGTTAATGTCTTCCAAGCCCTCGACAAGGATTACGTTCACACCAGCCGCCAGGACCTCGAAAAACGGATCGATGAATACGTTCAGGCCGCCATTGATTACGGGATTGACCCCAAAAAGATCACGGCGATCGTAGACGAGGGGGACCGTCCCGCTGAACGGATTTGTAACCACGTCATTCCAGAGTTCCAACCGGACTTGCTGATTGTAGGCTCGATTAGTAAGCCGGGAAATCGCAAGGTGGTGGGCTCCCAAGCTTCTTACATGACTAAGCACGCCGGAACCTCAGTTTTTGTGATTCGCACGGAAGAGATCCGGGATTATCAATAG
- a CDS encoding GNAT family N-acetyltransferase, with product MLFDKTFSQLTTTELFQIYRLRAAVFIVAQSRVVQDPDDVDLIARHIFIKDGDAIVAYARVYPADGGVSFGRVVTAASHRGQGLGRELMDGVMDCIRKYFPGNPIHIHAQEQVERFYHQWGFQSEGAPFILAQTPHVKMTHPAI from the coding sequence ATGCTGTTTGATAAGACATTTTCGCAATTAACCACCACTGAACTCTTTCAAATTTACCGGCTCCGGGCGGCCGTCTTCATCGTGGCCCAGTCCCGGGTCGTCCAAGACCCCGACGACGTCGACCTCATCGCTCGCCATATTTTCATCAAGGACGGAGACGCAATCGTCGCATACGCCCGGGTGTACCCTGCGGACGGCGGCGTTTCCTTTGGGCGGGTCGTCACCGCGGCCAGCCATCGCGGCCAAGGACTGGGCCGGGAATTAATGGATGGCGTAATGGACTGCATCCGGAAATATTTCCCGGGAAATCCCATCCATATCCACGCCCAAGAACAGGTAGAACGTTTCTACCACCAGTGGGGCTTCCAAAGCGAAGGGGCGCCGTTTATTCTCGCCCAAACCCCACACGTTAAAATGACCCACCCCGCCATATAA
- a CDS encoding CPBP family intramembrane glutamic endopeptidase, with product MSGRDYLHIWYETQLVAALFFLLVISGWEMYVGIHQGYLMIFLGVITAIGLIVASLPAVPTWLAATNRWLQAIFQPLALLMVWGTVTRQIIVRLQLPARGVVVLALIYYLIMFAPLASEIGGAFKWGLSRLCYSFYWFLLIILGMTISLPVKFAGPPIMQTIVSSHVVGALAFLITATTLMRAWELAWPGLLPKFGWGWSWLTFAFLVAVDLVVTGVNIGGVSLTTLRQGLTSSSNFLVALCAGIGEETLCRFVILAVLLVALKNTRWPLGGPLAVSALLFGFAHLLNAAGQPLADTVLQITGAVGFGLFYLVVFLYTGQLWLTILMHFLFDWLAFAADGTGGVTPLTGTPTTSSWVLTLVELVFFILLTVWMMHGKRRTVLERHAQRLMGSDQSFGYRLDFRF from the coding sequence ATGTCAGGAAGAGATTACCTGCACATCTGGTATGAGACCCAATTGGTCGCCGCACTCTTTTTCCTGCTCGTTATTAGTGGGTGGGAAATGTACGTTGGCATCCATCAGGGCTACCTGATGATTTTTTTAGGCGTAATTACGGCAATTGGGCTAATCGTTGCCTCCCTGCCGGCGGTCCCTACATGGCTAGCGGCCACCAACCGTTGGCTACAAGCCATCTTTCAGCCCCTGGCCTTGCTCATGGTCTGGGGAACGGTGACCCGCCAAATTATCGTTCGGCTCCAGCTTCCGGCCCGGGGCGTCGTCGTTTTGGCCCTAATCTACTATCTGATCATGTTCGCCCCCCTTGCTAGCGAAATTGGGGGTGCCTTTAAGTGGGGGCTTTCCCGGCTTTGCTACAGCTTTTACTGGTTCTTGTTGATTATTTTAGGAATGACAATTTCCCTACCGGTGAAGTTCGCTGGGCCGCCGATCATGCAAACCATCGTTAGCTCTCACGTGGTGGGGGCGTTGGCCTTTTTAATCACCGCTACTACCCTCATGCGGGCCTGGGAGCTGGCTTGGCCTGGCCTCCTGCCTAAATTTGGTTGGGGCTGGAGCTGGCTGACCTTCGCCTTCCTGGTGGCCGTGGACCTGGTCGTGACCGGAGTTAACATAGGTGGGGTTAGCCTAACGACCCTGCGCCAGGGCCTAACTAGTAGCAGTAACTTTTTGGTGGCCCTGTGTGCCGGAATTGGGGAAGAAACCCTTTGCCGCTTTGTTATCTTGGCGGTCCTTTTGGTGGCCTTAAAAAACACCCGCTGGCCCCTTGGTGGCCCCTTGGCCGTTTCGGCGCTACTGTTTGGGTTCGCCCACCTCTTGAACGCGGCTGGTCAACCCTTAGCAGATACCGTCCTGCAGATCACGGGGGCCGTGGGATTTGGCCTTTTTTACCTGGTGGTCTTTTTGTACACCGGCCAGCTTTGGTTAACGATTTTGATGCACTTTTTATTTGATTGGCTAGCCTTTGCGGCTGATGGAACTGGGGGGGTTACCCCCTTAACTGGAACGCCAACCACCTCTAGCTGGGTGTTGACGTTAGTGGAACTGGTCTTCTTCATCCTTCTAACGGTGTGGATGATGCACGGTAAGCGGCGGACGGTGCTAGAACGGCACGCCCAACGCTTGATGGGGAGTGACCAAAGCTTTGGCTACCGCCTTGATTTTCGCTTCTAA
- the rnjA gene encoding ribonuclease J1 — translation MRKLQIKNNEVAFFAVGGLGEIGKNMYCVQFQDEIVIIDCGVLFPEDELLGVNYVIQNYDYLVENKEKIKGIFITHGHEDHIGGLPFFLQKVNVPIYAGPFATSLIKGKLDEKHLLRSTELHEIDEFSEVHFKKLWVSFFRTTHSIPDTVGVAVHTPQGTIIQTGDFKFDLTPVGNLPAPNFQQMAKLGEEGVLLLTSDSTNAERPEFTKSERWVDIHIRRVFERIKGRIIFASFASNVYRLREASDAAMRQGRKIAIFGRSMENAIAAGQALGYLKIPEDSLIDPNELNSYPPEKVMIMCTGSQGEPMAALSRIANGTHRQITIQPEDTVVFSSNPIPGNTTSVNALINKLEESGATVIHGYVNNIHTSGHGGQIDEELMLRLMKPKFFAPVHGEYRMQKIHTKLAQLTGVPKENTFILENGDVLALTKDTCRLADHIESMGDVYIDGRDVSDSVGDPEIRERRMLSEEGVVTAVAVVDLKDYQIVAGPDIVSRGFVYMHESQELIKAANHEVFWAILNTFKNHKRVDRRAINRMIVLRLQRLLYDRTGRRPVIIPMVTILNADAQERAPKKNQAEDGKEGSGATRRNNRKCRPNAKKTAAKETATVTE, via the coding sequence ATGCGTAAGTTACAAATTAAGAATAATGAAGTGGCCTTCTTTGCTGTCGGGGGCCTAGGGGAAATTGGGAAGAACATGTACTGTGTTCAGTTCCAAGATGAAATTGTGATCATTGACTGTGGGGTACTCTTCCCGGAAGACGAACTACTCGGGGTCAATTACGTCATTCAAAATTACGATTACCTAGTTGAAAATAAGGAAAAGATTAAAGGGATTTTCATTACCCACGGTCACGAAGACCACATTGGAGGCTTGCCCTTCTTCTTGCAAAAGGTTAACGTGCCGATCTATGCCGGTCCGTTTGCCACCTCGTTGATTAAGGGGAAGTTAGACGAAAAGCACCTCTTGCGGAGCACGGAACTGCACGAGATTGATGAATTCTCCGAGGTTCACTTTAAGAAGCTGTGGGTTTCCTTCTTCCGGACTACCCACTCGATTCCGGATACGGTGGGGGTAGCGGTTCACACCCCGCAAGGGACGATCATTCAAACCGGGGACTTCAAGTTTGATTTAACCCCGGTTGGCAACTTGCCGGCGCCCAACTTCCAACAAATGGCCAAGCTGGGTGAAGAAGGGGTGCTCTTGTTGACCTCGGACTCCACCAACGCCGAACGGCCGGAGTTCACTAAGTCCGAACGCTGGGTTGACATCCATATTCGGCGGGTCTTCGAACGAATTAAGGGGCGGATCATCTTTGCCTCCTTTGCCTCCAACGTTTACCGGTTGCGGGAAGCCTCTGACGCCGCCATGCGCCAGGGCCGCAAGATCGCCATTTTTGGTCGGTCAATGGAAAACGCCATTGCGGCGGGTCAGGCACTGGGTTACCTAAAGATCCCGGAAGACTCCTTGATCGACCCCAACGAGTTAAACTCCTACCCACCGGAAAAGGTCATGATCATGTGTACTGGTTCGCAGGGGGAACCGATGGCCGCCCTGTCACGGATCGCTAACGGGACCCACCGTCAGATCACGATCCAACCTGAAGATACGGTGGTCTTCTCCTCCAACCCAATTCCGGGGAACACGACTTCGGTCAACGCCCTGATTAACAAGTTGGAAGAAAGCGGCGCTACCGTTATCCATGGTTACGTTAACAACATCCACACGTCCGGGCACGGGGGCCAAATTGACGAAGAACTAATGCTGCGCTTGATGAAGCCGAAGTTCTTCGCCCCGGTCCACGGTGAATACCGGATGCAAAAGATCCACACTAAGCTGGCCCAATTGACCGGGGTGCCAAAGGAAAACACCTTCATCCTGGAAAACGGGGACGTTCTGGCCTTGACCAAGGACACCTGTCGCTTAGCCGACCACATCGAATCGATGGGGGACGTTTACATTGACGGACGCGACGTCAGCGATTCAGTTGGTGATCCGGAAATTCGCGAACGGCGGATGCTCTCCGAAGAAGGGGTTGTAACGGCGGTGGCCGTGGTCGACTTAAAGGACTACCAGATCGTGGCGGGGCCAGATATTGTTTCCCGGGGCTTTGTTTACATGCACGAATCCCAGGAACTGATCAAGGCGGCCAATCACGAAGTCTTCTGGGCGATCCTAAACACCTTCAAGAACCACAAGCGGGTTGATCGCCGGGCCATTAACCGGATGATCGTCTTACGTTTGCAACGGCTCTTGTACGACCGGACCGGCCGGCGCCCAGTCATTATTCCGATGGTGACGATCCTAAACGCCGATGCTCAGGAACGGGCACCAAAGAAAAACCAAGCCGAAGATGGTAAGGAAGGATCCGGGGCAACCCGGCGTAACAACCGTAAGTGTCGTCCGAACGCCAAGAAAACGGCTGCGAAGGAAACGGCTACGGTCACCGAATAG
- a CDS encoding MerR family transcriptional regulator — protein sequence MSLASIYRKRFIKANLRLSMRELAEAAEVSPSQLRYWERKGYIHSEQTQENSSHKYQLATLFQVMGIKYYLDEGYTLPVAVAKEDERRSQMKDFQRFIIDRVFEIEATKEGTRIDLGPLADDPKKSVEAIVKEDDHVELRLFDTK from the coding sequence GTGTCGCTAGCATCGATCTACCGGAAACGATTTATCAAGGCGAACCTGCGGCTAAGTATGCGAGAACTAGCCGAAGCCGCGGAAGTCTCACCCAGTCAGCTCCGCTATTGGGAGCGCAAGGGCTACATCCACTCGGAGCAAACCCAAGAAAATTCCAGCCATAAATACCAGTTAGCAACCCTCTTTCAGGTAATGGGGATTAAGTACTACTTAGATGAGGGTTACACCCTACCAGTGGCGGTTGCAAAAGAAGACGAACGGCGCAGTCAAATGAAGGACTTTCAGCGCTTTATTATTGACCGGGTCTTTGAAATAGAGGCGACCAAGGAGGGAACCCGCATTGATTTAGGGCCCTTAGCAGACGACCCCAAGAAGTCGGTGGAGGCGATCGTCAAAGAAGATGACCACGTGGAGTTACGCCTGTTTGATACTAAATAA